The proteins below are encoded in one region of Bacteroides uniformis:
- the gpmA gene encoding 2,3-diphosphoglycerate-dependent phosphoglycerate mutase — MKKIVLLRHGESAWNKENRFTGWTDVDLTEKGVAEAVRAGELLAEKGFRFKKAYTSYLKRAVKTLDCVLDRLDQDWIPVEKSWRLNEKHYGQLQGLNKAETAAKYGDEQVLVWRRSFDVAPHALAEDDPRNPRFEDRYQEVPDAELPRTESLKDTIERIMPYWKCVIFPNLKTADELLVVAHGNSLRGIIKHLKHISDDEIVHLNLPTAVPYVFEFDDELNLTKDYFLGDPEEIKKLMEAVANQGKKK; from the coding sequence ATGAAAAAGATTGTTTTGCTTCGCCACGGCGAGAGTGCATGGAATAAGGAAAACCGCTTCACGGGGTGGACGGATGTTGATTTGACAGAGAAAGGCGTTGCTGAAGCTGTAAGGGCGGGTGAGCTGCTGGCAGAAAAGGGATTCCGCTTCAAGAAGGCGTATACTTCCTATCTGAAGCGTGCCGTGAAGACACTGGATTGTGTGCTGGACCGCCTCGACCAGGACTGGATTCCGGTGGAGAAATCGTGGAGGTTGAATGAGAAACACTACGGCCAGTTGCAAGGGCTGAACAAGGCAGAGACGGCTGCCAAGTACGGTGACGAGCAGGTGTTGGTATGGCGCCGGAGCTTTGATGTGGCTCCGCATGCATTGGCCGAGGATGACCCGCGTAATCCGCGTTTTGAGGACCGTTATCAAGAAGTGCCCGATGCCGAACTGCCCCGTACGGAGTCGTTGAAAGATACGATTGAGCGTATCATGCCTTACTGGAAATGTGTCATCTTCCCGAATCTGAAGACGGCCGACGAATTGCTGGTAGTGGCTCATGGCAATAGCCTGCGGGGTATTATCAAGCATCTGAAGCATATTTCGGACGATGAAATTGTGCATCTGAACCTGCCTACGGCGGTGCCCTACGTCTTTGAGTTTGACGATGAGCTGAACTTGACGAAAGACTATTTCTTGGGTGACCCCGAGGAGATAAAGAAATTGATGGAGGCTGTGGCCAATCAGGGAAAGAAGAAATGA
- the fldA gene encoding flavodoxin FldA produces the protein MKKTGVFYGSSTGTCEELANQIAEKLGVSSTDVHSVDKMTADKIKEYEVLVLGTSTWGDGELQDDWYDGVKVLKSADLSMKFVALFGCGDSDSYCDTFCDGIGVLYEDLKDSGCTFLGNKVSTDGYSFSSSIAVVDGAFVGLPLDEVNESNKTAERIDAWTAEIKSKL, from the coding sequence ATGAAAAAGACTGGTGTTTTTTATGGTTCCAGTACCGGAACCTGCGAAGAGTTGGCTAACCAGATAGCCGAAAAGTTGGGAGTTTCCTCCACCGACGTACATAGTGTTGACAAGATGACCGCCGATAAAATCAAGGAATATGAAGTGCTGGTTCTAGGTACCTCCACTTGGGGAGACGGCGAACTGCAGGACGACTGGTATGACGGCGTAAAGGTACTGAAGAGCGCCGACCTTTCCATGAAGTTCGTAGCCTTATTCGGTTGCGGCGACTCCGACTCCTACTGCGACACATTCTGCGACGGCATCGGAGTACTCTACGAGGACCTGAAGGATAGCGGGTGTACCTTCTTGGGCAACAAAGTCAGCACGGACGGGTATTCCTTCTCCTCTTCCATCGCCGTGGTAGACGGTGCATTCGTAGGACTTCCCCTCGACGAAGTGAACGAAAGTAACAAAACCGCCGAACGCATTGATGCCTGGACAGCCGAAATAAAAAGCAAGCTCTAG
- a CDS encoding glycosyltransferase family 1 protein, whose amino-acid sequence MKIKVSNVNTPNWKDVNVKSHIPAELEKLSELAHNIWWAWNYEATELFRDLDPALWKEVGQNPVLLLERMSYAKLEALANDKVILRRMDDVYSKFRTYMDVKPDSKRPSVAYFSMEYGLSHVLKIYSGGLGVLAGDYLKEASDSNADLCAIGFLYRYGYFTQTLSMDGQQIANYEAQNFGQLPIDRVLDEKGEQMVVDVPYLDYYVHAYVWRVNVGRISLYLLDTDNEMNSEFDRSITHQLYGGDWENRLKQEILLGIGGILTLKKLGIKKDIYHCNEGHAALINVQRICDYVAEGLTYDQAIELVRASSLYTVHTPVPAGHDYFDEGLFGKYMGGYPSRMGISWDDLMDLGRNNPGDKGERFCMSVFACNTSQEVNGVSWLHGKVSQEMFASIWKGYFPEESHVGYVTNGVHFPTWSATEWKHLYAAHFDENFLYDQSNPKIWEAIYNVSDEEIWKTRMVMKNKLIDYVRKQYRETWLKNQGDPSRIVSLLDKINPNALLIGFGRRFATYKRAHLLFTDLDRLAKIVNNPDYPVQFLFTGKAHPHDGAGQGLIKRIIEISRRPEFLGKIIFLENYDMQLARRLVSGVDIWLNTPTRPLEASGTSGEKALMNGVVNFSVLDGWWLEGYREGAGWALTEKRTYQNQEHQDQLDAATIYSILEQEILPLFYARNKKGYSEGWVKTIKNSIAQIAPHYTMKRQLDDYYDKFYIKEAKRFKMLAADGCAKAKEIAAWKEEVAEKWDSIEVVSCEKTEDLVKGSIESGKEYTITYVIDEKGLNDAIGLELVTTYTAQDGKQHVYSVEPFNVVKKEGNLYTFQAKHKMENAGSFKVSYRMFPKNADLPHRQDFCYVRWFV is encoded by the coding sequence ATGAAGATTAAAGTTAGTAATGTAAACACTCCTAACTGGAAAGATGTGAATGTGAAATCGCACATTCCCGCCGAACTGGAGAAACTGTCTGAACTGGCACATAACATCTGGTGGGCATGGAATTATGAAGCCACCGAACTGTTCAGAGACCTTGACCCTGCTCTCTGGAAAGAAGTGGGACAGAACCCCGTACTTCTGCTGGAACGTATGAGTTATGCTAAACTCGAGGCACTCGCAAATGACAAAGTTATTCTGCGCAGAATGGATGACGTATACTCCAAGTTCCGCACATACATGGATGTGAAGCCTGACAGCAAGCGCCCGTCCGTGGCTTATTTCAGTATGGAGTATGGTTTGAGCCATGTACTTAAGATATATTCCGGCGGTCTGGGTGTACTTGCCGGTGACTACCTGAAAGAAGCTTCCGATAGCAACGCCGACTTGTGTGCAATCGGTTTCCTGTACCGCTACGGTTACTTTACACAAACATTGTCTATGGACGGCCAGCAGATTGCCAATTACGAGGCACAGAACTTTGGCCAGTTGCCCATCGACCGTGTATTGGATGAGAAGGGCGAGCAGATGGTAGTGGATGTTCCTTATCTGGACTACTACGTGCATGCTTATGTGTGGAGAGTGAACGTTGGACGTATCTCTCTCTATCTGCTTGATACTGACAATGAAATGAACAGCGAGTTCGACCGTTCCATCACTCACCAGCTGTATGGCGGTGACTGGGAAAACCGCTTGAAGCAGGAAATCCTGCTCGGTATCGGTGGTATTCTGACGCTGAAGAAGCTGGGCATCAAGAAAGATATCTATCACTGCAACGAAGGACATGCTGCTTTAATCAACGTACAGCGCATCTGTGACTACGTGGCCGAAGGTCTGACTTACGACCAGGCTATCGAGCTGGTACGTGCTTCTTCTCTCTATACTGTACATACTCCGGTTCCTGCCGGTCACGACTACTTCGACGAAGGCCTTTTCGGCAAGTACATGGGCGGCTATCCTTCAAGAATGGGTATCAGCTGGGACGACCTGATGGACCTCGGACGTAACAATCCGGGCGACAAGGGTGAACGTTTCTGTATGTCTGTATTCGCTTGCAATACTTCTCAGGAGGTGAACGGTGTGAGCTGGCTGCACGGAAAGGTTTCCCAGGAGATGTTCGCTTCCATCTGGAAGGGTTACTTCCCCGAAGAAAGCCATGTGGGCTACGTTACCAACGGTGTACACTTCCCCACTTGGAGCGCTACGGAGTGGAAACATCTCTATGCTGCGCATTTTGATGAGAACTTCCTCTACGACCAGTCCAACCCCAAGATTTGGGAGGCTATCTATAACGTGTCCGACGAAGAAATCTGGAAGACGCGCATGGTGATGAAGAACAAACTGATTGACTATGTTCGCAAGCAATACCGTGAAACTTGGTTGAAGAACCAGGGTGACCCTTCACGCATCGTTTCCCTGCTGGACAAAATCAATCCGAACGCTCTGCTGATAGGTTTCGGACGCCGTTTCGCTACCTACAAGCGTGCACACTTGCTGTTCACCGACCTCGACCGTCTGGCCAAGATTGTGAACAACCCCGACTATCCGGTACAGTTCCTCTTTACCGGTAAGGCTCACCCGCACGATGGTGCTGGCCAGGGCTTGATTAAGAGAATCATCGAGATTTCCCGTCGTCCGGAGTTCCTGGGCAAGATTATCTTCCTGGAAAATTATGACATGCAGTTGGCACGTCGCCTCGTTTCAGGTGTGGATATCTGGCTGAACACTCCGACACGTCCGCTCGAAGCATCCGGTACTTCCGGCGAAAAGGCGTTGATGAACGGTGTTGTAAACTTCTCCGTACTCGACGGCTGGTGGTTGGAAGGCTATCGTGAAGGTGCCGGTTGGGCATTGACCGAAAAGCGTACTTACCAGAACCAGGAACATCAGGACCAGCTCGATGCCGCTACTATCTACAGCATTCTTGAGCAAGAAATTCTGCCGTTGTTCTATGCACGCAACAAGAAGGGATATTCTGAAGGTTGGGTGAAGACTATCAAGAACTCCATCGCACAGATTGCTCCCCACTATACAATGAAGCGTCAGCTGGACGACTATTACGACAAGTTCTACATCAAGGAGGCCAAACGTTTCAAGATGCTGGCTGCCGACGGTTGTGCCAAGGCTAAGGAAATAGCTGCTTGGAAGGAAGAAGTTGCCGAGAAGTGGGACAGCATTGAAGTGGTGTCTTGCGAAAAGACCGAAGACCTGGTGAAAGGCTCCATCGAGAGCGGTAAGGAATACACCATTACTTATGTTATCGACGAGAAGGGCTTGAACGATGCTATCGGTCTGGAACTGGTGACTACTTATACGGCTCAGGATGGCAAACAGCACGTTTATTCCGTAGAACCGTTCAATGTAGTGAAGAAAGAAGGTAACCTTTATACTTTCCAAGCTAAGCACAAGATGGAAAATGCGGGTAGCTTCAAGGTTTCTTACCGTATGTTCCCGAAGAATGCAGACCTGCCTCACCGTCAGGACTTCTGCTACGTTCGCTGGTTCGTATAA
- a CDS encoding glycogen/starch synthase → MTKELLTPDYIFEASWEVCNKVGGIYTVLSTRANTLQTKFRDRLFFIGPDFWQGKENPLFIESDNLCAAWKKHAALKDNLSVRVGRWNIPGEPIVILVDFQPFFAEKNEIYTEMWNRYQVDSLHGYGDYDEASMFAFATGKVIESFYRYNLTETDKVVFQAHEWMTGMAALYLQSAVPEIGTIFTTHATSIGRSIAGNNKPLYDYLFAYNGDQMAEELNMQSKHSIEKQTAHYVDCFTTVSEITNNECRELLDKPADVVLMNGFEDDFVPKGATFTGKRKRARSTMLRVANCLLGEDLGDDTLIIGTSGRYEFKNKGIDVFLESLNRLNRDKDLKKKVLAFVNVPSWVGDPREDLQKRLKSKDKFTEPLQCPFITHWLHNMTHDQVLDMLKYLGMGNRPEDKVKVIFVPCYQDGHDGILNKHYYDLILGEDLSVYPSYYEPWGYTPLESVAFRVPTITTDLAGFGLWVNSLKNQHGINDGVEVLHRSDYNYSEVADGIKDTVALFSTKTEAEIKEIRKRAGQVAEQALWKHFIQYYYEAYDIALRNAMKRQLK, encoded by the coding sequence ATGACTAAAGAACTACTTACCCCCGATTACATCTTCGAAGCGAGTTGGGAAGTGTGTAATAAAGTAGGCGGTATCTATACAGTTTTGTCTACAAGGGCAAATACTTTACAGACTAAATTTCGCGATAGATTATTCTTTATAGGGCCGGATTTCTGGCAGGGAAAAGAGAACCCTTTGTTCATTGAGTCTGATAACCTTTGTGCAGCGTGGAAAAAACATGCAGCGTTGAAAGACAATCTTTCCGTCCGCGTAGGTCGCTGGAACATTCCGGGAGAACCTATTGTTATATTGGTTGATTTCCAACCGTTCTTTGCAGAAAAAAATGAGATTTATACAGAAATGTGGAACCGCTATCAGGTGGATTCACTGCATGGATATGGTGATTATGACGAAGCATCCATGTTTGCTTTCGCTACCGGCAAGGTGATAGAGAGCTTCTATCGCTATAATTTGACGGAAACGGACAAAGTGGTGTTCCAGGCACACGAGTGGATGACCGGCATGGCCGCCCTCTATCTTCAGTCTGCCGTTCCCGAGATAGGGACTATCTTCACCACCCATGCCACGTCCATCGGCCGCTCCATAGCTGGCAACAACAAGCCGCTTTACGATTATCTTTTCGCCTACAACGGCGACCAGATGGCGGAGGAGCTGAACATGCAGTCCAAACATTCCATTGAAAAGCAGACGGCCCACTATGTGGACTGTTTCACCACTGTGAGCGAAATCACAAACAACGAATGCAGGGAATTGCTTGACAAGCCTGCGGATGTTGTGCTGATGAACGGTTTTGAAGATGATTTTGTACCGAAAGGCGCCACCTTTACCGGCAAGCGCAAACGTGCCCGTTCCACCATGCTGCGTGTGGCAAACTGCCTGCTGGGTGAGGACTTGGGCGACGATACGCTGATTATCGGTACCAGCGGACGCTATGAGTTCAAAAATAAGGGTATCGATGTGTTCCTGGAATCATTGAACCGGCTGAACCGCGATAAAGATTTAAAGAAGAAAGTATTGGCGTTTGTCAACGTGCCCAGCTGGGTGGGAGACCCCCGCGAGGACTTGCAGAAGCGCTTGAAGAGCAAAGATAAGTTCACCGAACCGTTGCAGTGTCCTTTCATCACCCACTGGCTGCACAATATGACGCACGACCAGGTGCTGGATATGCTGAAATACCTCGGTATGGGCAATCGTCCCGAAGATAAGGTGAAAGTAATTTTTGTACCTTGCTATCAGGATGGTCACGATGGCATCCTCAACAAGCATTATTATGACTTGATTTTAGGCGAGGACCTCAGTGTCTATCCGTCCTATTATGAACCGTGGGGATATACCCCGCTGGAGAGCGTGGCTTTCCGGGTGCCTACCATCACCACCGACCTTGCCGGTTTCGGACTTTGGGTGAACAGCCTGAAAAACCAGCATGGCATAAACGACGGAGTGGAAGTGCTGCACCGTTCGGACTATAACTATTCCGAAGTGGCAGACGGCATCAAGGACACCGTAGCCTTGTTCTCTACCAAGACGGAAGCCGAAATCAAGGAAATACGCAAGCGTGCAGGCCAGGTGGCAGAGCAGGCTTTGTGGAAGCACTTTATACAATATTATTACGAGGCTTACGACATTGCACTGCGCAATGCCATGAAGCGTCAACTAAAATAA
- a CDS encoding ATPase, whose product MNEILGYLGLGLMLALAGIGSCFGTTIAGSAAEGALKKDPSKSASYMILSALPATQGLYGFVAFLMSMGRDFATDGPLMLGIGLGVGLVCLFSAIRQGQICASGIVGISQGHDVQTNTMIYAALPEFYAILALVAALMV is encoded by the coding sequence ATGAATGAAATTTTAGGTTATCTCGGTCTGGGCCTGATGTTGGCCCTTGCAGGAATTGGCAGTTGCTTCGGTACAACTATCGCCGGTAGTGCGGCAGAAGGTGCGTTGAAGAAAGACCCTTCCAAGTCAGCAAGTTATATGATTTTGTCGGCCCTTCCGGCTACGCAGGGACTTTACGGCTTCGTGGCTTTCCTGATGTCCATGGGCAGGGATTTTGCTACGGACGGCCCTTTGATGCTGGGCATCGGACTGGGTGTGGGGCTGGTATGCCTGTTCTCCGCTATCCGTCAGGGACAGATTTGTGCTAGCGGTATTGTGGGTATTTCCCAGGGACACGACGTACAGACCAATACAATGATTTACGCCGCGCTTCCTGAATTCTACGCTATTTTGGCGCTGGTAGCTGCATTGATGGTATAA
- a CDS encoding V-type ATP synthase subunit I, producing MITKMKKLTFLVYHKEYEAFLAQIRELGVVHVVERQCGEMDDTLQQFMQKRTLYKNMLQSMHTLADKQPEEKVHKELSADALVKFYEDLQARIQDLNQQIPAIDKDVVQMEVWGDFDWRAIRKLEDAGWFVQFYTCPEKDYNEAWAEDYNAIVVKENGGHLYFVTVTPQPVELDVEPLRLPSLSLSELSRKKADTEEALVQAHAGLKEFCKANYCTLEKYNLQLQEEIDLLKVKLNSEHMAEGAVVLMEGWIPEDCEADVRKLLDESGTYYEIRAAKREDNAPIKLKNNAYTRMYEVLTKMYGMPEYAEFDPTPILAPFFSLFFAFCMGDAGYGLVLIALGFILKRKMSKSMKGMMNLVITLGIFTSVIGAILGTFFGVSLFDLEIPAKLKEFMIVGKIGETTYDKQMLLALIIGAVHICIAMTVKAVGQTVRFGFKESLSAWGWLLLVVGFICTGGLSFFKIISEDVSTWAFIVIGGVSAIGIYLLNNIHRNVFVNIGAGVWDTYNMATGLMGDILSYIRLYALGLAGGMLGGVFNQLAFMVNDAAGPALGWLFCGLILIFGHTLNIAMSCLSAFVHPLRLTFVEYFKNSGYEGKGEAYKPFTVVKK from the coding sequence ATGATTACGAAAATGAAGAAGCTCACGTTCCTTGTGTATCATAAGGAGTACGAAGCATTTCTGGCACAAATCCGGGAACTGGGCGTGGTGCACGTTGTGGAAAGGCAGTGCGGCGAGATGGACGACACCTTGCAGCAATTCATGCAGAAGCGTACGCTCTACAAGAATATGCTTCAGAGCATGCACACCCTGGCAGACAAACAGCCGGAAGAAAAGGTGCATAAAGAGTTGTCGGCCGATGCTCTGGTGAAATTCTACGAGGACTTGCAGGCGCGGATACAAGACTTGAACCAGCAGATTCCCGCCATCGACAAGGATGTGGTGCAGATGGAAGTCTGGGGCGATTTCGATTGGAGAGCCATCCGCAAGCTGGAAGATGCTGGTTGGTTCGTGCAGTTCTATACCTGCCCGGAGAAAGACTATAACGAAGCGTGGGCAGAGGACTACAATGCCATCGTGGTGAAAGAGAACGGCGGACATCTTTATTTCGTGACCGTCACTCCCCAACCGGTAGAACTGGATGTGGAACCGCTCCGTCTACCTTCACTCAGCCTCTCCGAACTGAGCCGGAAGAAAGCCGATACGGAAGAGGCCCTTGTGCAGGCACATGCCGGATTGAAAGAATTCTGCAAAGCGAATTACTGCACGTTGGAGAAGTACAACCTACAGCTCCAGGAAGAGATAGACCTGCTGAAAGTCAAGCTGAACAGCGAACATATGGCAGAAGGTGCCGTAGTGTTGATGGAAGGCTGGATTCCCGAAGACTGCGAGGCGGATGTGAGGAAACTTCTCGATGAAAGCGGCACTTATTATGAGATAAGGGCTGCCAAGCGCGAGGACAATGCTCCCATCAAGCTGAAAAACAACGCCTATACACGCATGTACGAAGTGCTTACCAAAATGTACGGTATGCCCGAATATGCCGAGTTCGACCCGACACCGATACTTGCGCCATTCTTCTCGCTCTTCTTTGCTTTCTGTATGGGAGATGCGGGCTACGGTCTGGTACTGATTGCACTCGGGTTCATTTTGAAAAGGAAGATGTCCAAGTCCATGAAAGGCATGATGAACCTGGTGATTACGTTGGGTATATTTACGTCCGTCATCGGTGCCATATTGGGAACCTTCTTCGGTGTAAGCCTCTTTGACCTGGAGATACCCGCCAAACTGAAGGAATTCATGATTGTGGGTAAGATAGGTGAGACTACCTATGACAAGCAAATGCTGCTGGCGTTGATTATCGGTGCGGTGCACATCTGCATTGCCATGACGGTGAAGGCCGTGGGACAGACCGTTCGTTTCGGCTTCAAGGAGTCGCTCAGTGCCTGGGGATGGCTGTTGCTGGTGGTGGGATTTATCTGCACCGGCGGACTTTCCTTCTTCAAAATAATTTCGGAAGACGTGTCTACGTGGGCATTTATCGTGATTGGCGGTGTTTCTGCCATCGGTATCTACCTGCTGAACAATATCCACCGGAATGTATTTGTCAACATCGGTGCCGGAGTATGGGATACCTATAACATGGCAACCGGATTGATGGGCGATATACTTTCCTACATCCGTCTCTATGCCCTCGGCTTGGCAGGCGGTATGCTTGGAGGCGTGTTCAACCAGCTTGCCTTCATGGTGAACGATGCTGCAGGTCCGGCCCTGGGATGGCTGTTCTGCGGTCTGATACTGATATTCGGGCATACGCTGAACATTGCCATGTCTTGTCTGAGTGCCTTTGTACACCCGCTCCGTCTGACATTTGTGGAATACTTCAAGAATTCCGGTTACGAAGGTAAGGGCGAAGCCTATAAACCTTTTACAGTAGTAAAGAAATAA
- a CDS encoding V-type ATP synthase subunit D → MAIKFQYNKTSLQQLEKQLKVRVRTLPIIKNKESALRMEVKRCKGDAAALDARLEKEIQAYEAMFALWNEFDASLIKVSDVHLGVKKIAGVRVPLLENVDFEIRPYSLFNAPKWYADGLHLLKSLAHTAIEREFTVAKLNLLEHARKKTTQKVNLFEKVQIPGYQDALRKIKRFMEDEENLSKSSQKIMKSHQEKRKEAEA, encoded by the coding sequence ATGGCTATTAAGTTTCAATATAACAAAACCTCGCTTCAGCAACTCGAAAAGCAACTGAAGGTGCGCGTGCGCACACTCCCCATTATTAAGAATAAGGAGAGTGCCCTGCGTATGGAAGTGAAGCGCTGCAAGGGAGACGCTGCCGCGTTGGACGCGAGGTTGGAAAAGGAAATCCAAGCTTACGAAGCCATGTTCGCCCTTTGGAATGAGTTCGACGCTTCATTGATAAAGGTCAGCGATGTTCATCTCGGTGTAAAGAAGATTGCCGGTGTACGGGTGCCGTTGCTCGAGAATGTAGATTTCGAGATACGCCCTTACAGCTTGTTCAATGCGCCCAAATGGTATGCAGACGGGCTGCATTTGCTTAAGTCACTGGCACATACTGCCATCGAGCGTGAATTTACTGTTGCCAAGTTGAACTTGTTGGAACATGCGCGTAAAAAGACCACCCAGAAGGTGAATCTTTTTGAGAAAGTACAGATTCCGGGTTATCAGGATGCTCTGCGCAAAATCAAGCGGTTTATGGAAGACGAGGAGAACCTTTCCAAGTCATCGCAGAAAATCATGAAATCCCATCAGGAGAAAAGGAAGGAGGCAGAGGCATGA
- a CDS encoding V-type ATP synthase subunit B, with translation MATKAFQKIYTKITQITKATCSLKATGVGYDELATVNGKLAQVVKIAGDEVTLQVFEGTEGIPTNAEVVFLGKAPTIKVSEQLAGRFFNAFGDPIDGGPAIEGEEVEIGGPSVNPVRRKQPSELIATGIAGIDLNNTLVSGQKIPFFADPDQPFNQVMANVALRAETDKIILGGMGMTNDDYLYFKNVFSNAGALDRIVSFMNTTENPPVERLLIPDMALTAAEYFAVNNNEKVLVLLTDMTSYADALAIVSNRMDQIPSKDSMPGSLYSDLAKIYEKAVQFPSGGSITIIAVTTLSGGDITHAVPDNTGYITEGQLFLRRDSDIGKVIVDPFRSLSRLKQLVTGKKTRKDHPQVMNAAVRLYADAANAKTKLENGFDLTNYDERTLAFAKDYSNQLLAIDVNLDTTEMLDVAWSLFGKYFRPEEVNIKKELVDQFWPKAN, from the coding sequence ATGGCAACAAAAGCATTTCAAAAAATATATACCAAGATTACTCAGATTACGAAAGCTACGTGTTCGCTGAAGGCAACCGGAGTGGGGTATGACGAGTTGGCGACCGTAAACGGCAAGCTGGCCCAGGTGGTGAAGATTGCCGGCGACGAAGTGACTTTGCAGGTGTTTGAGGGTACGGAAGGTATTCCCACCAATGCAGAGGTAGTATTCTTGGGCAAGGCTCCTACAATCAAAGTGAGCGAGCAGCTTGCCGGACGCTTCTTCAACGCCTTTGGCGACCCCATCGACGGTGGTCCGGCCATTGAAGGCGAGGAGGTGGAAATTGGCGGTCCATCCGTGAATCCGGTGCGCCGTAAGCAGCCCTCGGAACTGATTGCAACCGGTATTGCAGGTATCGACTTGAACAATACGCTGGTGTCCGGACAGAAGATTCCGTTCTTTGCCGACCCCGACCAGCCCTTCAACCAGGTGATGGCGAATGTGGCTCTGCGTGCGGAGACCGACAAGATTATCCTTGGCGGTATGGGTATGACGAACGATGACTACCTCTACTTCAAGAACGTATTCTCCAATGCCGGTGCGCTCGACCGTATCGTCAGCTTTATGAATACCACCGAGAATCCTCCGGTAGAGCGTCTGCTGATTCCGGATATGGCACTGACGGCGGCCGAGTATTTTGCTGTAAACAATAATGAAAAGGTGCTGGTGCTGCTGACGGATATGACTTCCTACGCCGATGCGCTCGCCATCGTGTCCAACCGTATGGACCAGATTCCTTCGAAGGACTCCATGCCGGGTTCCCTTTATTCGGACTTGGCGAAGATATACGAAAAGGCGGTGCAGTTCCCAAGCGGCGGTTCCATCACGATTATTGCGGTGACGACTCTGTCCGGTGGCGACATTACGCATGCCGTGCCCGACAATACGGGTTATATCACGGAAGGCCAGTTGTTCCTCCGTCGTGACAGCGACATCGGTAAGGTTATCGTTGACCCGTTCCGTTCCTTGTCCCGTCTGAAACAGCTTGTTACGGGCAAAAAGACACGTAAGGACCATCCGCAGGTGATGAATGCCGCCGTACGTCTGTACGCCGATGCCGCCAACGCCAAAACCAAGCTTGAAAACGGTTTCGACCTGACGAACTACGACGAACGTACCCTTGCCTTTGCCAAGGACTACTCCAACCAACTGCTGGCCATCGACGTCAACCTCGATACCACAGAGATGCTCGATGTGGCATGGAGTCTGTTCGGCAAGTATTTCCGTCCGGAAGAGGTGAATATCAAGAAAGAGCTTGTGGACCAGTTCTGGCCGAAAGCAAACTAA